The window TTCGCCAGGAACGCGAACGGCAAGAACGCGAGCGGGTGATCGAGCTCGATCCGTCCGCGATCGAGCGCGGGGGGGAAAAGGAAGGAACGTTCATGAATGATGGCGAGAGCCGTGAAGTCGCCTCCGGCTCGATTCGTCCGAAGGTGACGGGCCGAGGCTGAAGCGCTCGCCCCAGAGGGCCTTCCGCGCCGCGTGACCGAAGAGGTAGGAAGGAGTGCGACACCGGCTCGTGCATCAACGGCCTCGCTGTGAATGATGGGCTCTTCAGGGGCGTGAACGGCGGTGCAGTCGAGCGGAGCGAGCACGGGCTAGACCGCACGCGAGACGGAGGTTTCCATGGAGATCGCAGGCAAGGTGGCCGTCGTCACGGGGGGAGGGAGCGGCATCGGTCGCGGGATCGGCCGGGCGCTCGCCAAGCGCGGTGCGGACGTCGTGGTGGCTGACGTCGACGCCGCGCGCGCGGCGGAGGTTGCGGCGGAGCTCGAGGACGCCGGGGTGCGAAGCATCGGCGTCGCGTGCGATGTCACGGAGCGCGCGTCGGTCGACGCCCTCGCCGAGCGCGCGTGGGCGGCGCTCGGACGCGTTGACCTCCTCTGCAACAACGCTGGCGTCGGCACGCTCGGGGCGGTCGCGGACACCCCGCTGCGGGATGCGGAATGGCTCTTCGCCGTGAACGTCTGGGGCGTCATCCACGGATGCCAGGTATTCGTAC of the Deltaproteobacteria bacterium genome contains:
- a CDS encoding SDR family NAD(P)-dependent oxidoreductase, which gives rise to MEIAGKVAVVTGGGSGIGRGIGRALAKRGADVVVADVDAARAAEVAAELEDAGVRSIGVACDVTERASVDALAERAWAALGRVDLLCNNAGVGTLGAVADTPLRDAEWLFAVNVWGVIHGCQVFV